One genomic segment of Microbacterium sp. ProA8 includes these proteins:
- a CDS encoding ABC transporter permease → MSYALRRAGQAAIVLIAAFTATFILLQLLPGDAILIKYDNPELGLTPEQIESIRVAYGADSPWWEQYWVTLTGYAQGDLGYSTQYGTGVLQLIGEALPPTAALATLGFALAAVIAFAIAFLSTLSPFAWLRQALQALPGVFVAVPVFWLGILLIQVFSFGLGWVPIVGADPVAGLILPVITLAVPISAPLAQILVRSIDDVQLQPFVTVVRAKGASPSWVLWRSVARNALLPTLTIAGVLFGELIGGAVVTETVFGRPGIGRVTEQAVANQDIPVLQGIVVLAALTFVVVNLVVDLLYPVLDPRLRSGTRTSRTASTPALQEATA, encoded by the coding sequence ATGAGCTACGCGCTCCGACGCGCCGGGCAGGCCGCGATCGTGCTGATCGCGGCCTTCACGGCCACCTTCATCCTGCTGCAGCTGCTGCCCGGCGACGCGATCCTGATCAAGTACGACAACCCCGAGCTCGGCCTCACGCCCGAGCAGATCGAGTCGATCCGCGTCGCCTACGGCGCCGACTCGCCGTGGTGGGAGCAGTACTGGGTGACCCTGACCGGTTACGCCCAGGGCGACCTCGGGTACTCGACGCAGTACGGCACGGGTGTGCTCCAGCTCATCGGCGAGGCTCTCCCGCCGACTGCGGCGCTGGCGACGCTCGGGTTCGCCCTCGCCGCGGTGATCGCCTTCGCGATCGCGTTCCTGTCCACGCTGTCGCCGTTCGCGTGGCTCCGGCAGGCGCTCCAGGCGCTGCCCGGAGTGTTCGTGGCGGTGCCGGTGTTCTGGCTCGGCATCCTGCTCATCCAGGTGTTCTCGTTCGGCCTCGGCTGGGTGCCCATCGTCGGGGCCGACCCCGTCGCGGGCCTGATCCTCCCGGTGATCACGCTCGCGGTGCCCATCTCGGCGCCGCTGGCGCAGATCCTGGTGCGGAGCATCGACGACGTGCAGCTCCAGCCGTTCGTGACCGTGGTGCGCGCCAAGGGCGCCTCGCCGTCATGGGTTCTGTGGCGGTCGGTCGCCCGCAACGCGCTGCTGCCGACGCTGACCATCGCCGGCGTGCTGTTCGGCGAGCTCATCGGCGGGGCGGTCGTCACCGAGACGGTGTTCGGGCGACCGGGGATCGGCCGGGTGACCGAGCAGGCCGTCGCGAACCAGGACATCCCGGTGCTCCAGGGCATCGTCGTGCTGGCCGCGCTGACGTTCGTCGTCGTGAACCTCGTGGTCGACCTGCTGTACCCGGTGCTCGACCCGCGGCTGCGCAGCGGCACGCGCACCAGCCGCACCGCATCCACCCCCGCGCTGCAGGAGGCGACCGCATGA
- a CDS encoding ABC transporter permease, whose protein sequence is MSTQISPSPIPDAATAAIARDEASGTVIDPVARDAGALDALPERRSSAARLFARGRRPSWTLVAAIAVIAIAVLWAVVPWLFTSYDPIDGVPAEKLLPPSAAHWFGTDAIGRDLYARVVYGAIHSLSGALIAVTVGLAAGTVIGVLAGSVGGWIDDVLMRLVDVLLSIPGLLLMLSIIILLGFGTVNAAIAVGVVSVASFARLSRSEVVRVRRTDYVEAAFGSGGTFAAVLGRHVLPNSLTAVVGLAALQFGSAILAISTLGFLGYGAPPPTPEWGLLIAEGRNYVATAWWLTTLPGLVVLVVVLSANRISQSIGRGTR, encoded by the coding sequence ATGAGCACGCAGATCTCTCCTTCCCCGATTCCGGATGCCGCGACCGCCGCGATCGCGCGGGACGAGGCATCCGGTACCGTCATCGACCCGGTCGCCCGCGACGCGGGAGCACTGGACGCACTCCCGGAGCGGCGATCGTCGGCTGCCCGGCTGTTCGCCCGCGGACGGCGTCCGTCGTGGACGCTCGTCGCCGCGATCGCCGTCATCGCGATCGCGGTGCTGTGGGCGGTCGTGCCGTGGCTGTTCACGTCCTACGACCCCATCGACGGCGTCCCGGCCGAGAAGCTGCTGCCGCCGAGCGCCGCGCACTGGTTCGGCACCGACGCCATCGGGCGCGATCTCTACGCCCGCGTCGTCTACGGCGCGATCCACTCGCTCTCAGGAGCGCTCATCGCGGTCACCGTCGGGCTGGCGGCGGGCACCGTCATCGGCGTCCTCGCGGGATCGGTCGGCGGGTGGATCGACGACGTGCTGATGCGTCTCGTCGACGTGCTGCTGTCGATCCCGGGGCTTCTGCTGATGCTGTCGATCATCATCCTGCTGGGCTTCGGCACGGTCAACGCGGCCATCGCGGTCGGCGTCGTGAGCGTCGCGTCGTTCGCCCGGCTGTCGCGCTCGGAGGTGGTGCGCGTGCGGCGCACGGACTACGTCGAGGCGGCGTTCGGCAGCGGCGGCACTTTCGCCGCCGTGCTGGGCCGACACGTGCTGCCCAACTCGCTGACCGCCGTGGTCGGCCTCGCCGCCCTGCAGTTCGGCAGCGCGATCCTCGCGATCTCGACCCTGGGCTTCCTCGGGTACGGGGCGCCGCCTCCGACGCCCGAGTGGGGTCTGCTCATCGCCGAGGGGCGCAACTACGTCGCGACCGCGTGGTGGCTGACCACGCTGCCGGGACTCGTCGTGCTCGTGGTGGTGCTGAGCGCCAACCGCATCAGCCAGTCGATCGGAAGGGGAACGCGATGA
- a CDS encoding ABC transporter ATP-binding protein yields the protein MSVLDVQGLRVSYESRAGRREVVHGVDVTVGEGEVVALVGESGSGKSTTAHALIGLLPEGGRVDGGSVAIGGVEITAWGQKRLRSVRGAQVGLVPQDPASSLDPVRPIGVQVGEILRLHGTRDAATRRARVLELLDRVGLDDPALRARQYPHELSGGMRQRVLIATAIALRPRLIIADEPTSALDVTVQRRILDLIDDLRREEGTSVLLVTHDLGVAADRAQRIVVLNQGRVVEQGPSSGILSSPSDPYTRQLLADAPALATQGFRRPAPPLFLRDAAAAAGENPYAIAAVGLVKEFAVHGRGREAFRAVDDVSFQVRRGTTHALVGESGSGKTTTARLVTRFLQPDAGRIELAGPTGELADIAGLRGEALRRLRQRIQLVYQNPFSSLDPRQSVAQIVAEPLQNFRAGSRAARTARAAELIDRVALPADVLERSPRELSGGQRQRVAIARALAIRPDVVVLDEAVSALDVTVQARILELLESLQHELGLTYLFISHDLAVVRRISHSVSVMRRGRIVEAGSTEDIFTAPTHDYTRELLAAVPGRSEVAA from the coding sequence ATGAGCGTGCTCGACGTGCAGGGCCTCCGGGTGTCCTACGAATCCCGCGCCGGCCGCCGAGAAGTCGTCCACGGCGTGGACGTCACGGTCGGCGAGGGCGAGGTCGTCGCACTCGTCGGCGAATCGGGCTCCGGCAAGTCGACGACCGCGCACGCCCTCATCGGCCTGCTGCCCGAGGGCGGTCGTGTCGACGGCGGCTCGGTCGCGATCGGCGGCGTCGAGATCACCGCGTGGGGCCAGAAGCGGCTGCGATCCGTGCGCGGGGCGCAGGTCGGCCTCGTGCCGCAGGATCCGGCGTCGTCCCTCGACCCGGTGCGTCCGATCGGCGTGCAGGTGGGCGAGATCCTGCGCCTTCATGGAACACGGGATGCCGCGACCCGCCGTGCCCGCGTGCTCGAGCTGCTCGACCGGGTCGGTCTCGACGACCCCGCCCTGCGGGCGAGGCAGTACCCGCACGAGCTCTCGGGCGGCATGCGCCAGCGGGTGCTCATCGCCACCGCGATCGCACTGCGACCGCGCCTCATCATCGCCGACGAGCCCACCAGCGCTCTCGACGTGACGGTGCAGCGGCGGATCCTCGACCTCATCGACGACCTGCGCCGCGAAGAGGGCACGTCGGTGCTCCTGGTCACCCACGACCTGGGCGTGGCGGCCGACCGCGCGCAGCGCATCGTCGTGCTCAACCAGGGCCGGGTCGTCGAGCAGGGGCCGAGCAGCGGCATCCTGTCGTCCCCGTCCGATCCGTACACGCGGCAGCTGCTGGCCGACGCGCCCGCCCTGGCGACGCAGGGCTTCCGACGGCCGGCGCCGCCGCTCTTCCTGCGGGATGCCGCGGCCGCCGCCGGCGAGAACCCCTATGCGATCGCCGCCGTGGGGCTCGTGAAGGAGTTCGCCGTGCATGGCCGAGGCAGGGAGGCGTTCCGGGCGGTGGACGACGTGTCGTTCCAGGTGCGCCGCGGCACGACGCACGCGCTGGTGGGGGAATCCGGGTCGGGCAAGACCACCACCGCGCGACTCGTCACGAGATTCCTGCAGCCGGACGCGGGACGCATCGAGCTCGCCGGCCCCACCGGGGAGCTCGCCGACATCGCGGGCCTCCGCGGCGAAGCCCTGCGCCGCCTGCGGCAGCGGATCCAGCTCGTCTACCAGAACCCGTTCTCGTCGCTCGATCCGCGGCAGAGCGTCGCGCAGATCGTGGCCGAGCCGCTGCAAAACTTCCGCGCGGGCAGCCGCGCCGCACGCACGGCGCGCGCCGCCGAGCTCATCGACCGGGTCGCCCTCCCCGCCGACGTGCTCGAGCGGTCGCCGCGCGAGCTTTCGGGCGGGCAGCGCCAGCGCGTCGCGATCGCCCGGGCGCTGGCCATCCGGCCCGACGTGGTCGTGCTCGACGAGGCGGTGTCGGCGCTCGACGTGACCGTGCAGGCGCGGATCCTCGAACTGCTCGAGTCGCTCCAGCACGAGCTGGGCCTCACGTACCTGTTCATCTCGCACGATCTCGCCGTGGTGCGCCGCATCAGCCATTCGGTGTCGGTCATGCGCCGCGGCCGGATCGTCGAGGCCGGCAGCACCGAGGACATCTTCACCGCCCCCACCCACGACTACACGCGCGAGCTGCTGGCAGCCGTGCCCGGACGATCGGAGGTCGCCGCATGA
- a CDS encoding putative FMN-dependent luciferase-like monooxygenase, protein MSVPSLAFFTRLLDAAAPGLIDGAPAAERYRLATDQIRHAERFGIGRAWVAQHHFRAAEGGLPAPFVFLAHVAAATSEIRLGTGVVTLPLEDPIRVAEDAVVADLLSGGRIDLGLGSGGTPSSFVPFGQDVAAKAVVYDEKLDVLLDALAGREIGGGNTLYPDPSEVIPTATSRAPLGARVWQATFSPAGGTRAGRHGHGLLLSRTQPRSAEAPDATLAELQHPIIDAYVDALPAGVAPRVTASRTVFVADDRADALRFAERGLRRAAEGLRRSGHRLPDDTLDELIAATDTHLGTPEEVVASLATDSTLARATEVAFQVHSVDAPHDFVLRSIELFATDVAPALGWGARDRSFEPLGRLGKETP, encoded by the coding sequence ATGAGCGTGCCGTCACTCGCCTTCTTCACCCGCCTGCTCGACGCCGCCGCGCCCGGCCTGATCGACGGGGCGCCCGCCGCCGAGAGGTACCGCCTCGCGACCGACCAGATCCGGCACGCCGAGCGGTTCGGCATCGGGCGCGCGTGGGTGGCGCAGCACCACTTCCGTGCTGCCGAGGGCGGGCTGCCGGCGCCGTTCGTCTTCCTCGCGCACGTGGCAGCGGCGACGAGTGAGATCCGCCTCGGCACCGGCGTCGTCACGCTGCCCCTCGAAGACCCGATCCGGGTCGCCGAAGACGCCGTCGTCGCCGACCTGCTCTCGGGCGGGCGCATCGACCTCGGTCTCGGCAGCGGCGGGACGCCGTCGTCGTTCGTGCCGTTCGGGCAGGATGTCGCCGCCAAGGCCGTCGTCTACGACGAGAAGCTGGACGTGCTGCTCGACGCGCTCGCCGGTCGCGAGATCGGCGGTGGCAACACGCTGTACCCCGATCCGTCGGAGGTGATCCCCACCGCCACGTCCCGCGCGCCGCTGGGTGCGCGCGTATGGCAGGCGACCTTCTCGCCGGCGGGCGGCACGCGGGCCGGACGCCACGGTCACGGCCTCCTGCTGTCGCGCACCCAGCCCCGATCCGCCGAGGCGCCGGACGCGACGCTCGCCGAGCTGCAGCATCCGATCATCGACGCCTACGTCGACGCGCTGCCGGCGGGCGTCGCACCCCGGGTCACGGCATCCCGCACCGTCTTCGTCGCCGACGACCGCGCCGACGCGCTGCGGTTCGCCGAGCGGGGACTGCGCCGGGCCGCCGAGGGCCTGCGCCGGTCGGGCCACCGCCTCCCGGACGACACGCTCGACGAGCTCATCGCCGCGACCGACACCCACCTCGGAACCCCCGAGGAGGTGGTGGCCTCGCTCGCCACCGACTCCACCCTCGCCCGCGCGACAGAGGTCGCGTTCCAGGTGCACTCGGTGGATGCCCCGCACGACTTCGTGCTGCGCTCCATCGAGCTCTTCGCCACGGACGTCGCGCCCGCACTCGGCTGGGGTGCGCGCGACCGCTCCTTCGAACCACTCGGCCGTCTCGGAAAGGAGACCCCATGA
- a CDS encoding CMD domain protein: MTTATIDVVDELVGVQEGDALDELRRRRPVTREQLQASHDALFAPVDDTAFPVADRLLVAAFATRSTADDATARFYADAARRADAGRAAVVLAEASAAATAGPFGAYREEGLRAESSDGRRYAPGADVRDALGDRVTAALVHAHLLTFRPREADDADQHRLLEAGWSPDGIVTLSQLVSFLAFQQRVAAGLRAIRSSQEVSA; the protein is encoded by the coding sequence ATGACCACCGCGACCATCGACGTCGTCGACGAGCTCGTCGGCGTGCAGGAGGGCGACGCGCTCGACGAGCTGCGCCGCCGGCGCCCCGTCACCCGTGAGCAGCTGCAGGCGAGCCACGACGCGCTCTTCGCCCCGGTCGACGACACGGCGTTCCCCGTGGCGGACCGCCTGCTCGTCGCCGCGTTCGCGACCCGCTCGACCGCCGACGACGCCACGGCACGCTTCTACGCGGATGCCGCGCGCCGCGCCGACGCCGGAAGGGCCGCCGTCGTGCTGGCCGAGGCATCCGCCGCAGCGACCGCCGGACCCTTCGGCGCGTACCGCGAGGAGGGCCTGCGCGCGGAGAGCAGCGATGGCCGCCGCTACGCGCCGGGCGCCGACGTCCGCGACGCGCTGGGCGACCGCGTGACCGCCGCGCTCGTCCATGCGCACCTGCTCACCTTCCGGCCGCGGGAGGCGGACGACGCCGACCAGCACCGGCTGCTCGAAGCCGGCTGGAGTCCCGACGGCATCGTCACGCTGTCGCAGCTGGTGTCGTTCCTCGCCTTCCAGCAGCGCGTGGCCGCCGGGCTCCGCGCCATCCGCTCATCCCAGGAGGTCTCCGCATGA
- a CDS encoding alkylhydroperoxidase domain protein, with amino-acid sequence MTGTSTAAAVLVHDEAHPHGFTRAEVGWLPWLEPLPVDELTERHYDGLVDRQRAGSDYFRLLARDPEILRARTLVDKDIFYNTAEGLPRAERELAATAASRVNGCVFCASVHARFAAHHSKAPEQVDLLLADGVGAELGERWNAIVAAAAALTATPLAFDPAHVERLRAAGLDELEIADVVHGAAFFNWANRLMLSIGRPVAPPHEGA; translated from the coding sequence ATGACCGGCACGTCCACCGCAGCCGCCGTCCTCGTCCACGACGAGGCCCACCCGCACGGGTTCACGCGGGCGGAGGTGGGCTGGCTGCCATGGCTCGAGCCCCTGCCGGTCGACGAACTCACCGAGCGTCACTACGACGGGCTCGTCGACCGCCAGCGCGCCGGCAGCGACTACTTCCGGCTGCTGGCGCGCGATCCCGAGATCCTGCGCGCACGCACGCTCGTCGACAAGGACATCTTCTACAACACCGCCGAGGGCCTGCCGCGCGCGGAGCGCGAACTCGCCGCGACCGCGGCGTCCCGGGTGAACGGCTGCGTCTTCTGCGCCTCGGTGCACGCGCGCTTCGCGGCGCACCACTCGAAGGCGCCCGAGCAGGTCGATCTGCTCCTCGCGGACGGCGTCGGCGCCGAGCTCGGCGAGCGGTGGAACGCGATCGTGGCCGCCGCGGCCGCACTCACCGCGACGCCGCTCGCGTTCGACCCGGCCCATGTCGAGCGGCTGCGCGCTGCCGGCCTCGACGAGCTCGAGATCGCCGACGTCGTGCACGGCGCCGCCTTCTTCAACTGGGCGAACCGGCTCATGCTGTCGATCGGGCGGCCGGTCGCGCCGCCCCACGAAGGCGCGTGA
- the msuE gene encoding FMN reductase: MSRPLRVVGVSGSLHEPSRTTELVRAILAEVGFRIEIESTLIEIAALGPGFAGALRRDQVAPAVEEALQLIESADFLVVASPVYRASFTGLFKHLFDFVGQYDLVGTPVLLAATGGGERHALIIEHQLRPLFGFFQALTLPIGVYASSSDFANDGVTSPEISRRVVQAVDRSLPLVEHATLVRRSEYVTTW, encoded by the coding sequence ATGAGTCGTCCGCTGAGGGTCGTCGGCGTCTCGGGCTCTCTCCACGAGCCGAGCCGCACGACGGAGCTCGTGCGCGCGATCCTCGCCGAGGTCGGCTTCCGCATCGAGATCGAGTCGACGCTGATCGAGATCGCGGCGCTCGGGCCCGGCTTCGCCGGTGCGCTGCGCCGCGACCAGGTCGCTCCCGCGGTGGAGGAGGCGCTGCAGCTGATCGAGTCGGCCGACTTCCTCGTGGTGGCTTCGCCCGTCTACCGGGCGTCGTTCACCGGGCTGTTCAAGCACCTGTTCGACTTCGTGGGCCAGTACGACCTCGTGGGCACGCCGGTGCTGCTCGCCGCAACGGGCGGCGGCGAACGCCATGCGCTGATCATCGAACACCAGCTGCGACCGCTGTTCGGCTTCTTCCAGGCGCTCACGCTGCCGATCGGCGTGTACGCGTCGAGCAGCGACTTCGCGAACGACGGCGTGACCTCGCCCGAGATCAGCCGCCGCGTGGTGCAGGCCGTCGACCGGTCCCTGCCGCTCGTCGAGCACGCCACGCTCGTCCGCAGGTCGGAGTACGTCACGACCTGGTGA
- a CDS encoding pyridoxal-phosphate dependent enzyme, whose product MHYAQSVADLVGNTPLVQLTRVTEGIAATVLAKVEYFNPGGSAKDRIARRIIDAAERDGKLMPGGTIVEPTSGNTGVGLALVAVQRGYRMIFVVPDKFAGAKVDVLRAYGAEVVVTDTSVPPEDPRSYYSVSDRLVREIPGAFKPNQFANPNGPLSHYETTGPEIWRDTDGRVTHFVAGIGTGGTITGTGRYLHEVSGGAVRVIGADPEGSIYSGGPLHGYLVEGVGEDFWPDSYDPEVPDEIHRVGDAETFEMSRRLAREEGLLVGGSSGMAVVAALRTARDLPADAVVVVLLPDHGRGYLNRFYDDDWMRDHGFEVSRAEPPVVERARNERDETPAPGAHSGAEAPVEVPVVERAPFDGLRDRERDESPARGAHLGPEASGTIPDEGAPA is encoded by the coding sequence GTGCACTACGCCCAGAGCGTCGCCGACCTCGTCGGCAACACCCCCCTCGTCCAGCTGACCCGAGTCACCGAGGGCATCGCCGCGACGGTGCTCGCGAAGGTCGAGTACTTCAATCCCGGCGGTTCCGCCAAGGACCGCATCGCGCGCCGCATCATCGACGCCGCCGAGCGCGACGGGAAGCTCATGCCCGGCGGCACGATCGTCGAGCCCACGAGCGGCAACACCGGCGTGGGGCTCGCCCTCGTCGCGGTGCAGCGCGGGTATCGCATGATCTTCGTCGTGCCCGACAAGTTCGCGGGTGCGAAGGTCGACGTGCTGCGGGCCTACGGCGCCGAGGTCGTGGTGACCGACACGAGCGTGCCGCCCGAAGACCCCCGCTCGTACTACAGCGTCTCCGACCGGCTCGTCCGCGAGATTCCGGGGGCGTTCAAGCCGAACCAGTTCGCGAACCCGAACGGGCCGCTGAGCCACTACGAGACGACGGGGCCGGAGATCTGGCGCGACACCGACGGCCGGGTGACGCACTTCGTCGCGGGCATCGGCACCGGCGGCACGATCACCGGCACGGGCCGCTACCTGCACGAGGTGTCGGGCGGCGCGGTGCGCGTGATCGGCGCCGACCCCGAGGGGTCCATCTACTCGGGCGGTCCGCTGCACGGATACCTCGTCGAGGGCGTCGGCGAGGACTTCTGGCCCGACAGCTATGACCCGGAGGTGCCCGACGAGATCCACCGCGTCGGTGACGCGGAGACCTTCGAGATGAGCCGTCGCCTCGCGCGCGAAGAAGGCCTGCTGGTGGGCGGATCGAGCGGGATGGCGGTCGTCGCGGCGCTGCGGACGGCCCGCGATCTACCCGCCGACGCGGTGGTCGTCGTGCTGCTGCCCGACCATGGGCGCGGCTACCTCAACCGCTTCTACGACGACGACTGGATGCGTGACCACGGCTTCGAGGTGAGCCGCGCCGAACCTCCGGTCGTTGAGCGAGCGAGGAACGAGCGAGACGAAACGCCTGCACCCGGCGCACACTCCGGCGCCGAGGCTCCCGTGGAGGTCCCGGTCGTTGAGCGAGCGCCCTTCGACGGGCTCAGGGACCGCGAGCGAGACGAATCGCCTGCGCGCGGCGCACACCTGGGCCCCGAGGCATCCGGAACCATTCCCGACGAAGGAGCACCCGCATGA
- a CDS encoding cystathionine gamma-synthase — translation MTEPTHDHGFETRAVHAGQAFDPTTGAVIPPVHFSTTYAQDGIGGLREGYEYGRSGNPTRTALETQLAALEGGAHALSFASGLAAEDALLRAALEPGDEVLLGSDVYGGTYRLIARVLGGWGIGVRVVDMSDLDAVRAALEERPARIVWVETPSNPLLRITDIAGLARLGHDAGALVVVDNTFASPALQQPLAFGADVVVHSTTKYLGGHSDVVGGALVLNDEALYGEAKFLQFAVGAVSGPLDAWLTTRGIKTLALRMQRHSENAQAVAEFLSSHDRVARVYYPGLPSHPGHELAAAQMSRFGGIVSVALADAAAARRFAESTRLFQLAESLGGVESLMNYPDEMTHASVRGTELAVPPEVVRLSVGIESAADLLADLDQALAGL, via the coding sequence ATGACCGAGCCCACGCACGACCACGGTTTCGAGACCCGCGCGGTGCACGCCGGGCAGGCGTTCGACCCGACCACCGGGGCCGTGATCCCGCCGGTGCACTTTTCCACCACGTACGCGCAGGACGGCATCGGCGGGCTCCGCGAGGGCTACGAGTACGGCCGCAGCGGCAACCCGACCCGCACGGCGCTCGAGACGCAGCTCGCCGCGCTCGAGGGGGGTGCGCACGCGCTGTCGTTCGCGTCGGGACTCGCCGCCGAGGACGCACTGCTGCGCGCGGCGCTCGAGCCGGGCGACGAGGTGCTGCTCGGCAGCGACGTCTACGGCGGCACGTATCGCCTCATCGCCCGTGTGCTGGGCGGGTGGGGCATCGGCGTGCGCGTCGTCGACATGAGCGACCTCGACGCCGTGCGCGCGGCCCTCGAGGAGCGCCCGGCGCGCATCGTGTGGGTCGAGACGCCGAGCAACCCGCTGCTGCGCATCACCGACATCGCGGGCCTCGCGCGGCTCGGGCACGACGCCGGCGCGCTCGTCGTCGTCGACAACACGTTCGCGTCGCCCGCTCTGCAGCAGCCGCTCGCCTTCGGCGCCGACGTGGTGGTGCACTCGACGACCAAGTACCTCGGCGGGCATTCCGACGTCGTCGGCGGCGCCCTGGTGCTGAACGACGAGGCCCTCTACGGTGAGGCGAAGTTCCTGCAGTTCGCCGTCGGCGCAGTCTCGGGCCCGCTCGACGCGTGGCTGACGACGCGCGGCATCAAGACGCTCGCCCTTCGCATGCAGCGTCACAGCGAGAACGCCCAGGCCGTGGCGGAGTTCTTGTCCTCGCACGACCGCGTCGCCCGGGTGTACTACCCCGGCCTGCCGTCGCATCCCGGGCACGAGCTCGCCGCCGCGCAGATGAGCCGCTTCGGCGGGATCGTCTCGGTGGCGTTGGCGGATGCCGCAGCCGCTCGCCGCTTCGCCGAATCGACGCGGCTGTTCCAGCTCGCCGAGTCGCTCGGCGGGGTCGAGTCGCTCATGAACTACCCGGACGAGATGACGCACGCGTCGGTCCGCGGCACAGAGCTCGCCGTCCCGCCCGAGGTGGTGCGACTGTCGGTCGGCATCGAGTCGGCCGCCGACCTCCTCGCCGACCTCGACCAGGCCCTCGCCGGCCTCTGA